In Nostoc sp. UHCC 0926, a single genomic region encodes these proteins:
- a CDS encoding Rpn family recombination-promoting nuclease/putative transposase, with protein sequence MIKPADVSTKRLISLAPDNWVKWVTQIPDIVAGEILNSEFQWISRESDVLIRVESPQQGKFLVLNELQLRYKPEMPRRMRAYAALAEEKYNLPTYPVLINILKASDAEIPTSYALNIAGLRAIQDYRVINLWEVDVEIAFQQPLPSLLPFVPILKGGENESTIREALQILRADEQLNQLETVLAFFATFVLESTLVQEIMRWDMAVLHESPWYQEILREGEARGELRGRKEELYSGIELALEIKFGNQGSELMPIISQITDLQKLKAIQQAIKTVNTVNELQQVLSTNFT encoded by the coding sequence ATGATCAAACCCGCCGATGTCAGCACCAAACGCTTAATCAGCCTTGCACCTGATAACTGGGTAAAATGGGTAACACAAATTCCTGATATTGTTGCTGGCGAAATTCTCAACTCAGAATTTCAGTGGATAAGTCGAGAAAGTGATGTTTTAATCCGTGTCGAAAGTCCCCAGCAGGGAAAATTTCTCGTTCTTAATGAATTACAACTGCGCTATAAACCAGAAATGCCGCGCAGGATGCGTGCTTATGCAGCACTTGCAGAAGAAAAATATAATTTGCCAACGTATCCAGTACTAATTAATATTCTCAAGGCAAGTGACGCTGAAATACCTACAAGCTACGCATTAAATATTGCTGGTTTACGTGCTATTCAAGATTACCGTGTTATTAACCTGTGGGAAGTTGATGTCGAGATTGCTTTTCAACAACCCTTACCATCCTTACTGCCGTTTGTACCCATTCTCAAAGGTGGTGAAAATGAATCTACTATTAGAGAAGCATTACAAATTCTTCGTGCTGATGAACAACTAAACCAACTAGAAACTGTCTTGGCTTTTTTTGCTACGTTTGTTTTAGAGAGTACGCTCGTTCAAGAAATTATGAGGTGGGATATGGCTGTATTACATGAATCGCCTTGGTATCAAGAAATTTTACGTGAAGGAGAAGCACGGGGAGAACTGCGAGGAAGAAAGGAGGAATTATATTCAGGGATTGAATTAGCATTAGAAATTAAGTTTGGCAATCAAGGTTCAGAATTAATGCCGATAATCTCTCAAATTACAGATTTGCAGAAATTAAAAGCAATTCAACAGGCAATTAAAACTGTAAATACAGTCAATGAATTACAACAAGTTTTGTCAACCAACTTTACTTAA
- a CDS encoding NAD(P)H-quinone oxidoreductase subunit J: MAEEESKPVAEEESKPVAAEEESKPVAAKEESLVQAGKVSQWLTENGFDHEFLAPDKNGVEIIKVGADFLLPTATALYAYGFNYLQFQGGVDLGPGQELVSVYHLIKLGDNSDRPEEVRVKVFLPRENPVVPSVYWIWKTADWQERESYDMLGIVYQGHPNLKRILMPEDWVGWPLRKDYISPDFYELQDAY; the protein is encoded by the coding sequence GTGGCTGAAGAAGAATCTAAACCCGTGGCTGAAGAAGAATCTAAACCAGTAGCAGCTGAAGAAGAATCTAAACCAGTAGCAGCTAAAGAAGAGTCATTGGTACAAGCCGGTAAAGTTTCCCAGTGGTTGACGGAAAATGGCTTTGACCATGAGTTTTTAGCACCAGACAAGAATGGTGTAGAGATAATTAAAGTGGGGGCAGATTTCTTGCTTCCCACTGCTACAGCCCTTTATGCCTACGGGTTTAATTATCTCCAGTTTCAAGGTGGTGTTGACCTTGGGCCAGGACAGGAATTGGTAAGTGTGTATCACTTGATTAAACTGGGTGATAATAGCGATCGCCCTGAAGAAGTACGGGTGAAGGTGTTCTTACCACGGGAAAACCCTGTAGTCCCTTCTGTGTACTGGATTTGGAAGACCGCAGATTGGCAAGAGCGCGAGTCTTACGATATGTTGGGCATTGTCTACCAAGGACACCCAAATCTCAAGCGGATTTTGATGCCGGAAGATTGGGTAGGTTGGCCTTTGCGGAAGGATTATATCTCGCCTGATTTCTACGAGTTGCAAGACGCTTATTAG
- the ndhK gene encoding photosynthetic/respiratory NAD(P)H-quinone oxidoreductase subunit K, which yields MVLNSNLTTQDKERIINPIERTNVTQDLSENVILTTVDDLYDWARLSSLWPLLFGTACCFIEFAALIGSRFDFDRFGLIPRSSPRQADLIITAGTITMKMAPQLVRLYEQMPEPKYVIAMGACTITGGMFSVDSPTAVRGVDKLIPVDVYLPGCPPRPEAIIDAIIKLRKKIANESMQERYKIKQTHRYYSTTHNLKPVEEILTGKYLQSDTRSAPPKELTEAIGMPIPPALLTAKAQKEEQTRG from the coding sequence ATGGTCTTGAATTCTAACTTAACAACCCAGGACAAAGAGCGAATCATCAACCCCATTGAGCGGACTAATGTCACTCAAGACCTTTCAGAAAACGTCATTTTGACGACGGTTGATGATCTCTACGACTGGGCGCGGCTTTCTAGTCTGTGGCCGTTACTATTTGGTACTGCTTGCTGCTTTATTGAGTTTGCAGCTTTAATTGGTTCCCGATTTGACTTTGACCGTTTTGGACTAATTCCCCGTTCTAGCCCCCGCCAAGCCGATTTAATTATTACCGCAGGGACTATTACGATGAAGATGGCTCCCCAACTGGTGCGTCTTTATGAACAAATGCCAGAGCCGAAGTATGTAATTGCGATGGGAGCTTGCACAATTACTGGCGGGATGTTCAGCGTTGATTCCCCCACGGCAGTGCGTGGAGTCGATAAACTGATTCCTGTGGATGTATATTTGCCTGGTTGTCCTCCCCGTCCAGAAGCAATTATCGACGCAATCATTAAGCTGCGGAAGAAAATCGCCAATGAATCGATGCAAGAGCGGTATAAAATTAAGCAAACCCACCGCTACTACAGCACGACTCATAATCTGAAGCCAGTAGAGGAAATCTTAACTGGTAAGTATTTGCAGTCAGATACTCGCTCTGCACCACCGAAGGAATTGACAGAAGCGATCGGTATGCCAATACCACCTGCACTGCTGACAGCAAAGGCACAAAAGGAGGAACAAACCCGTGGCTGA
- the ndhC gene encoding photosynthetic/respiratory NAD(P)H-quinone oxidoreductase subunit C gives MFVLSGYEYLLGFFIICSLVPALALSASKLLRPSGYSPERHTTYESGMEPIGGAWIQFNIRYYMFALVFVIFDVETVFLYPWAVAFHRLGLLAFIEALVFIAILVVALVYAWRKGALEWS, from the coding sequence GTGTTTGTCCTCAGCGGTTACGAGTACCTTCTAGGCTTTTTCATCATCTGTAGCCTAGTGCCTGCCTTAGCGCTCTCAGCATCCAAGCTCCTGCGACCCAGTGGTTACAGTCCAGAACGGCACACTACCTATGAATCTGGTATGGAACCCATCGGGGGAGCCTGGATTCAGTTCAACATCCGTTACTACATGTTTGCTCTGGTCTTCGTGATCTTTGATGTGGAGACTGTATTCTTGTATCCTTGGGCGGTAGCTTTCCACCGTTTGGGGCTATTAGCATTTATTGAAGCGCTAGTCTTTATTGCAATTCTTGTAGTCGCCTTAGTTTACGCATGGCGTAAAGGAGCTTTGGAATGGTCTTGA